A single region of the Methylocystis echinoides genome encodes:
- a CDS encoding Hsp20/alpha crystallin family protein, with protein sequence MKLPSLSSSGRDAPGVWSRHQGLLPQAFWSIQNEFEDMLRAFDRLPSLRGAAAVPKVSVAESRDAFDIAVELPGVDKSDIRLNVDDNQLVVSGEKKAETQRDERNWHVEERSYGSFYRTIPLPFRPEEEAVEAFLDKGVLTIKVLKPAEAQQRGPRTVDIRSGPAEQREQGAPPLEPTQSEQPKAAE encoded by the coding sequence ATGAAACTGCCGAGCCTTTCGTCGAGCGGCCGGGACGCCCCCGGCGTGTGGTCCCGCCATCAGGGGCTGCTTCCGCAGGCCTTCTGGTCGATCCAAAACGAGTTCGAAGACATGCTGCGCGCCTTCGACCGCTTGCCGTCGCTGCGCGGCGCTGCGGCCGTTCCCAAGGTCAGCGTCGCCGAAAGCCGGGACGCTTTCGACATCGCCGTGGAACTGCCGGGCGTCGACAAAAGCGACATCAGGCTGAACGTCGACGACAATCAGCTCGTCGTCTCGGGAGAGAAGAAGGCGGAAACGCAGCGCGATGAACGCAATTGGCATGTCGAGGAGCGCAGCTACGGGTCGTTCTATCGCACGATCCCGCTGCCCTTCCGGCCGGAGGAAGAGGCGGTCGAGGCCTTCCTCGACAAGGGAGTCCTGACGATCAAGGTTCTCAAGCCGGCGGAAGCGCAACAGCGTGGGCCGCGCACGGTCGATATCAGATCAGGCCCCGCGGAACAGCGCGAGCAGGGCGCGCCGCCCCTCGAACCGACGCAGTCCGAACAGCCCAAAGCCGCGGAATGA